From Fusobacterium russii ATCC 25533:
TTAAAAAATACTGCATATGGCTATAGAAGTTTTCTAAATTTTAAAAAAAGAATATTAATATGCGCTAATCTTTAACAAAAAAATAGTTCCAGATTTTGTTTCTCTGGAACTACATAAAAATTTATTTAATTTTTTCATCAACACCATTTGACACAGAGCCGTAAAAAATAGTTCATTACTGGCTAAATTTCTTAACATTTAAAAATTGACATTCGCTGCAAATTCGGTAACTCGCTTCGCTCAGACATACCGACATTTGCTCGGCTCATTTCCTTCAATTTTTAAATTAAAATTTAGATGTAATTCACTTATTTTTTACTTATATTCAATACATAAAATTACAACATCTCCATTTATCAACTTTTTATAATATTCTTAAAAAATTTATAATATCTTTATTTTATGACTCTTTTTAAATTTTATAAACTTTATGAAAAATTAGAAAATACCCCAAATAAGACAAATACAGAACCTAAAGTAAATAATAATAATTGAAATTTAATTTGATATTTAGCCCATGTTGCCCATTCGACTTTTGCTACACCTAATATTGCCATAAGTATTCCAGAAGTAGGAACTATCATATTGGTAAAACCGTCACCTAATTGGAAGGCTAGAACTGCAACTTGTCTTGTAACTCCAACTAAGTCAGCAAGAGGAGCCATTATTGGCATTGTTAAAGCTGCTTGTCCCGATCCAGAAACTACAAAGAAATTAAATACTGACTGGAATATATACATTACCCAAGCAGAAAATGCAGCTGGCATACTTCCTAAAACATTAGCCACAGAATTTAAAATTGTATTAAGAACAGTAGGGCTATCTGCACTTGTTCCACCTAAAATTAAAACAATTCCTTTTGCCATACCTACTACTAAAGCTGCCCCAACTAAATCTTCAGCTCCTTTTCTAAATGATGTAGCTATATCATTTATAGTCATATTATTTAGCTTAAATGCCACTCCAACGATTCCTGAAAGAATTCCCATTATTACAAATTGTGTAGCTATTTCAGGAAGATAGTATCCTTCTTTTACAACACCATAAATAACCCAAGCCATTCCAAGAATCATAATTAAAATTACTAATTTATGTCCTAAATTAAATTTAGTTTCTTTATCTTCTACTGCTTTAAAGTCTTCTCTGAAATAAGCATCTGTCTTATAAGCTATAGATGATTCTGGATTTTTCTTAACTTTTTTTGCATACATTAGAGTATAGACAACTCCAAAAATAGTAAAAAATGCCCACATAAATATTCTATAACCAGCACCAGAAAGTACAGGTATACCAGAAACTCCTTGTGCAACAGCAACACTAAACGGATTCATCCAAGATGTTGCAAAACCAATCTGAGTAGGTATATAAGTTAAAAGTATTCCAGTTATAGAGTCATATCCCATACCTACAACTATAGGTATTATTAGCATTGCAAATGGAATGGCTTCTTCTCCCATCCCGAAGACAGCTCCTCCAAGAGAAAATAGTACAAATAAAACTGGAATCATTATGAGATCTGAATTTTTACTTTTACTTATCATGCTATATATTCCAGTTTCTACAGCTCCTGTTTTTATTATGATTCCAAAAGCACCTCCAACTATTAATATAAAGGCTACTATACCGACAGCTGTTCCCCATTTATCACCACTTGTAACACCTTCAAATATATAATTTGAAAAACCAACTTCTCCACCAGGTTCAAAAAACTTTATTCCTCTAATTAATTCTTTTCCATTTTCATCCAATTCATATTGGAAACTTCCTGGAATAGGAACATTTCTTGTTTTTTCTGCTCCTGTTTCAGTTATGTAAGTAACCTTGTGCATTTCAAATTTTCCAACTGGAACCACATAAGTTAAAATTGATGCTAATACTACCACAAAAAATATTATTATGTAAGTATCCGGCATTTTGAATTTTTTCATATAAAATTTCCCCCTTATAATAATTTTTGTTTTTTATTCTATCATACTTTTAAATTTTTTTATATAAATTATTTAAATACATTAAAAATATTTTTATTATGTTAAAGAAAAAATGTTGAAAGTTTATAAAAACTTATTTTATATTCTTTCAACATTTACTTTTTAAATTTTTTATTGAGCAATTTCTTCTAATTCTTCATACTTTTCTTTTACAATCTCTGTAATATGCTTTCTTAAATCTGAACTTATTGGATGCACTATATCCTTATACTCATTGTTAAACATCTTTCTTGAAGGCATAGCTACAAATAGTCCATTTTCACCTTCCATCAATTTTAACCCATGGATAACTAAACATCCGTCAAGAGTTATGTCCGCATAAGCTTTCAATTTCCCAAATTTTTCCTCAGTAATCTTCTTGATTCTTACATCTGTCACAACCATTTTTAATCACCCTCTTATTTAGTTTTGTATATTGCATATAAAAATTTTTACATTGTCTAAAAAAATTTTAAGTTTAGTTTCTACAACCTCTTTTTCATTTTTAGTAATGAAAGTAAAAAAAACACTTCCACTTCCTGTCATAAAAAATTTTTTATTGGGCAAAATAGTCCTTAAGGAGTTCTTCAGTAACTTTATTTTTTGATCGTTTTCTATTGCTTGCTCAAGACCGTTTTCTATATTTTCTTTAATTAATAATAAGTTATTCTCAAATAATCCTCTTTCTATCGCATCTAAATTTGAATATTTTATGTACTTTAATTTATCAAAATTATCATAAGCTATTTTAGTAGAAATTCCAAAATCCGGCTTTATTAAAAGTAAAGTACTCTCAAATTTGCTTTCAATTTTCTTTACTAATTCTCCTTTTCCACTTATTCTTGCAGCTTTATTTTCTATAAAAAATGGAACATCACTTCCTATTTCAAAAGCAATTTTTTTTAAAGCTTCAATATCAAAATAATTCTCATAATAATCATTTAATATATTTAAAAATACTGCCGCATTTGAGCTTCCGCCACCAAGCCCCGCTTCAGAAGGAATATTTTTTTGTAAAATTATATTAATTTTTAGTGGTATTGTGCCTAGTTTCTCAAAAAATAACTCATAGGTTTTATATAAAATATTCTTTTTATTTGTAGGTATATTTTTATCTGAGCATTCTATATTTAAAGAGCCTGCCTCATTAAAAATAAAAATTTCCAGCTCATCTTTTAAATTTATAGGTAACATTATAGTATCTAATTTATGGTAATTATCTAAATCTTTTTCATATACATTTAAACCTAGATTTATTTTTGCATTTGCAAAAACTTTATAGTTATTCAAAGAAATCCTCATCCTTATCTAAATCTATATTAACTTCAACACCCTTGGATTCTAAAAGTTTTATTAAATCACTTGTCTTATCCTTTGCGACATTTCCAACGGGAACTTGCAAAATTTCAAATCTAAAATACTTATTATAATATTCTAATTCTAAAGTCTGTGAAACTTTTACTTCTGTTGACGCTTTTGCAACTTTTCCATCCAACTTTGCTTTTCCACCATCGATAACAATCTTAGCAATTGTTCTTCTTTTTATAATTCTACTCACTTTCAAAAATTTGTCTAATCTCATCACATACCTCTTATTTTATTTATATATTATTTTTCCAAAAATGTCAATGAAAAAAAATAAACAATATGTTATCTTTTTATTAGTTTATTACTATTTTTTTTCAAAATTATTCTCATATATTTTTTATATTTTTATTATCATATAAATTAAAAAATTCATATATATCTCCTGAAAAAATAATTCTATTTTCTCCTCTTATATAAGAAATTTTATTCTGACTTATAAGTTCTATTATTTTTTCAATATTTACTCTATCTTCAAAAAAGCTTATATAAAATTTTTTATTTTTTTCATAAATCTCTTTTATTCCCAAAATTTTACATATATTTTTGATTTCTAAAAATTTAAAAAACCCTTCTGCCTCTTCCGGCATCTTCCCAAATCTATCTATAATTTCTAAATATAAGTTTTTTATTTCTTCTATTCCGGTTATAGCTAAAGCCCTTTTATATATTTTCATTTTTTCATCTTTCTCAATATAAAAATCTGGAATATACTTAGGAAAATCAATCTTTATATTTATTTCTTCCATTTCAATTTTGGAATTTTCTATACCTTTTATTCTCTTTATTTCTTCTGTTAACATCTTCATATATAGATTATAACCAAATGTTTCAACAGCACCGTGTTGCTTTTCTCCTAAAATCTCTCCGACTCCCCTTATTTTAATATCTTCTAAAGAGAGCTCAAGACCACTGGAATTATCAAACTTTTTAATACTTTCTTCTCTTTTTTCAGCTTTTTTACTCTTATTTTCATTTATAAGCATATAACAGTAACTTTGCTTATTACTTCTTCCTATTCTTCCTCTTAATTGATAAACTTGTGATAGCCCAAGTTTTTCAACTCCATCAATTATCATTGTGTTAGCATTTTCAATATCAATTCCATTTTCTATTATTATTGTTGATACGAGTATATCTATATTTCCATTTTCAAAATTAAATAGAGTTCTCTTTATATCTCTAGCTGACATTTTCCCATGTATATATTCCACACTGACATAATTTGGTAAAATTTCTCTCAATTCCTTTGTTTTTTCCTCTATTTTTTTTACTCTATTATAAACATAGAAAACTTGACCTTCTCTTGCTATTTCATTCATAATAACTTCTTTTATTTTACTGCTTTCATTTTCTATATATTCAGTTCTTATCTGCTGTCTTCCTTCTGGTGGAGTATTAATAAGAGATAGATCTCTTATACCTAAAAGTGATAAATTAAGTGTTCTTGGAATAGGAGTTGCAGTTAATGTTAAAATATTTATGTTTCCTTTAATTTTTTTTAATTTTTCTTTAGCTTTGACACCAAATTTTTGTTCTTCATCAATTATTAGAAGACCTAAGTCATAAAAATTTATATCCTCTGATAGTAATCTGTGAGTCCCTATAACTAAGTCTGCTATTCCTTTTTTTATGTTATCTAAACTCTTATCTTGTTCTGATTTTTTTTGTACACGACTTAAAATTTCTATATTAACCGGATAATTTAAAAATCTCTCTTTAAATCTTTCATAGTGCTGCTCAGCTAAAACTGTTGTAGGAACCAAAAGAGCTACCTGTTTTTGGTCCATTATCGCTTTAAATACAGCTCTTATTGCAACCTCTGTTTTTCCATATCCAACATCTCCACAAATAAGTCTGTCCATAACTTTTCCAGATTCCATATCTTTTTTAACATCTTCTATTGCTTTTAACTGGCTTGGAGTTTCAACATAGGGAAAGGCTTCTTCAAATTCCTCCTGCCAAACAGTGTCCTTTGAATAAATAAAGCCATTTCCTGCTGCTCTTTTAGCCTGTATTTCAATGATTTCCTTGGCAAAAATCATCATATCTTCTTTTAATTTCTCTTTCTTTCTTTTAAAACCTCTTGTTCCCAAATTATAAATTGAAGGAATTTTCTCATCAATACTTATGTACTTTTCTATTTTATTTATACCTTCTATAGGAACAAAAAGCTTATCTTCATCTGCATATTTTATTTTTAAATAATCTTTTCCATCTATATTTTCTAATCCTAAAAAAATTCCAACACCATAGTCTTCATGAATTATATACTCATTCTCTCTAATTTGGTCAACAGAACTATATTTAAAAGAAATTTTTTCATTTCTTTCTCTTTTTACTCTTATTCCTTTGATTTCTCTATCGGTTAAATAAATATTTTTTCCCTTTTTATATCCTTCAAACAAAGGATATTTTTGAAAATTAATTTTATGTCCTTCAAAAATCTCTCTATATCTTGATTCTTCTTCAGAATATATAGTTATATTTTTGCTTATAGACATTTTTTTTATATTTTCTATCACTTCAAACTCTTTTAATTCCTGTTCTGAGAATTTTTTAATTTCTATTTCTGTAGCCTTATCAAAGAAATTTTTAGTAAAAATTCTAATTTCTTT
This genomic window contains:
- the yfcC gene encoding putative basic amino acid antiporter YfcC, with amino-acid sequence MKKFKMPDTYIIIFFVVVLASILTYVVPVGKFEMHKVTYITETGAEKTRNVPIPGSFQYELDENGKELIRGIKFFEPGGEVGFSNYIFEGVTSGDKWGTAVGIVAFILIVGGAFGIIIKTGAVETGIYSMISKSKNSDLIMIPVLFVLFSLGGAVFGMGEEAIPFAMLIIPIVVGMGYDSITGILLTYIPTQIGFATSWMNPFSVAVAQGVSGIPVLSGAGYRIFMWAFFTIFGVVYTLMYAKKVKKNPESSIAYKTDAYFREDFKAVEDKETKFNLGHKLVILIMILGMAWVIYGVVKEGYYLPEIATQFVIMGILSGIVGVAFKLNNMTINDIATSFRKGAEDLVGAALVVGMAKGIVLILGGTSADSPTVLNTILNSVANVLGSMPAAFSAWVMYIFQSVFNFFVVSGSGQAALTMPIMAPLADLVGVTRQVAVLAFQLGDGFTNMIVPTSGILMAILGVAKVEWATWAKYQIKFQLLLFTLGSVFVLFGVFSNFS
- the spoVG gene encoding septation regulator SpoVG, with the protein product MVVTDVRIKKITEEKFGKLKAYADITLDGCLVIHGLKLMEGENGLFVAMPSRKMFNNEYKDIVHPISSDLRKHITEIVKEKYEELEEIAQ
- the ispE gene encoding 4-(cytidine 5'-diphospho)-2-C-methyl-D-erythritol kinase produces the protein MRISLNNYKVFANAKINLGLNVYEKDLDNYHKLDTIMLPINLKDELEIFIFNEAGSLNIECSDKNIPTNKKNILYKTYELFFEKLGTIPLKINIILQKNIPSEAGLGGGSSNAAVFLNILNDYYENYFDIEALKKIAFEIGSDVPFFIENKAARISGKGELVKKIESKFESTLLLIKPDFGISTKIAYDNFDKLKYIKYSNLDAIERGLFENNLLLIKENIENGLEQAIENDQKIKLLKNSLRTILPNKKFFMTGSGSVFFTFITKNEKEVVETKLKIFLDNVKIFICNIQN
- a CDS encoding RNA-binding S4 domain-containing protein translates to MRLDKFLKVSRIIKRRTIAKIVIDGGKAKLDGKVAKASTEVKVSQTLELEYYNKYFRFEILQVPVGNVAKDKTSDLIKLLESKGVEVNIDLDKDEDFFE
- a CDS encoding DEAD/DEAH box helicase, which gives rise to MEKKFRGEIPFWLKEKENSVVYLCSSNRNIDDYFYVLKDFYDGKILKIKIENEVGELKKYNYDLLELLKSEEKFIILISMELFLNKYFYETDILKLSMNKNINLKDLINKLEKAGFQKMYMIENRKQYSLRGDILDIFNENDENPLRVELFGNEIDRISYFDINSQISIEKKDRVEMYIDNNKKEKNFIELLSIYKNEIEYYFENKEILFYKIEKNIFDNIHKEKEIRIFTKNFFDKATEIEIKKFSEQELKEFEVIENIKKMSISKNITIYSEEESRYREIFEGHKINFQKYPLFEGYKKGKNIYLTDREIKGIRVKRERNEKISFKYSSVDQIRENEYIIHEDYGVGIFLGLENIDGKDYLKIKYADEDKLFVPIEGINKIEKYISIDEKIPSIYNLGTRGFKRKKEKLKEDMMIFAKEIIEIQAKRAAGNGFIYSKDTVWQEEFEEAFPYVETPSQLKAIEDVKKDMESGKVMDRLICGDVGYGKTEVAIRAVFKAIMDQKQVALLVPTTVLAEQHYERFKERFLNYPVNIEILSRVQKKSEQDKSLDNIKKGIADLVIGTHRLLSEDINFYDLGLLIIDEEQKFGVKAKEKLKKIKGNINILTLTATPIPRTLNLSLLGIRDLSLINTPPEGRQQIRTEYIENESSKIKEVIMNEIAREGQVFYVYNRVKKIEEKTKELREILPNYVSVEYIHGKMSARDIKRTLFNFENGNIDILVSTIIIENGIDIENANTMIIDGVEKLGLSQVYQLRGRIGRSNKQSYCYMLINENKSKKAEKREESIKKFDNSSGLELSLEDIKIRGVGEILGEKQHGAVETFGYNLYMKMLTEEIKRIKGIENSKIEMEEINIKIDFPKYIPDFYIEKDEKMKIYKRALAITGIEEIKNLYLEIIDRFGKMPEEAEGFFKFLEIKNICKILGIKEIYEKNKKFYISFFEDRVNIEKIIELISQNKISYIRGENRIIFSGDIYEFFNLYDNKNIKNI